A single genomic interval of halophilic archaeon DL31 harbors:
- a CDS encoding transposase, IS605 OrfB family (KEGG: nph:NP4358A IS1341-type transposase~TIGRFAM: Transposase, IS605 OrfB, C-terminal~PFAM: Transposase, probable, IS891/IS1136/IS1341; Transposase, IS605 OrfB, C-terminal), giving the protein MMYSPRFRLLPTTVQREAMDWTRNTVRQVYNHGLHEFNNIPDDTGTLRQRVWSVRDTLPAMKDWWSDLKHVYSTVLQKAIERIRDNIQNLGKLKAKGYDVGSLNWKKPREYRSFTYRQSGFELDKKSGPDGRGLLVLKKLKGETREIPIRLHRDLPDHEQIKEVTLKKEPTGAWYVSFCIKTDEPEKPDVEDITPDDTVGLDLGVLNFVHDSNGCSVGRLDLSKDRERLEREQRSLSRKQEGSNNWEKQRRRVATVHARMTAKKQDFKHKLAHFYTTQYDAVFAEDLNVRGMLESPGNARNKAEVGWRDFITILEHHGDKNACHVQEINPRGTTKECSSCGVETRKPVWVREHSCPSCGFELDRDWNASLNVLARGLPKLGVVHSEETPVKTVTAVDTQNVSASRVVETGSPCLKEAASAAE; this is encoded by the coding sequence ATGATGTACAGCCCTCGCTTCCGCTTGCTTCCCACGACAGTGCAACGCGAAGCGATGGACTGGACACGAAACACCGTACGACAAGTGTACAACCACGGTCTCCACGAATTCAACAACATCCCCGACGACACAGGCACGCTCCGTCAACGCGTCTGGAGCGTCCGCGACACGCTCCCTGCGATGAAAGATTGGTGGTCCGACCTGAAACACGTTTACTCCACGGTTCTCCAGAAAGCCATCGAGCGAATCCGAGACAACATCCAGAACCTCGGGAAACTCAAAGCCAAAGGATACGACGTAGGGTCATTGAACTGGAAGAAACCACGAGAATACCGGAGTTTCACGTACCGACAATCAGGCTTCGAACTCGACAAGAAGAGTGGCCCAGACGGACGTGGACTCCTCGTCCTCAAGAAACTCAAAGGCGAAACCCGCGAAATCCCAATTCGCCTCCATCGAGACCTTCCAGACCACGAGCAAATCAAAGAAGTCACGCTCAAGAAAGAGCCCACCGGCGCGTGGTACGTCTCATTCTGCATCAAAACAGACGAACCCGAGAAACCAGATGTAGAGGACATTACCCCTGATGACACCGTGGGTCTTGACCTCGGTGTGTTGAACTTCGTTCACGACTCGAATGGTTGCTCTGTTGGACGACTTGACTTATCCAAAGACCGCGAGCGTCTTGAACGCGAGCAACGCTCGCTCTCGCGCAAACAAGAAGGCTCGAACAATTGGGAGAAACAACGCCGTCGAGTCGCCACGGTTCACGCTCGGATGACCGCGAAGAAGCAGGACTTCAAGCACAAACTCGCGCACTTCTACACGACCCAGTACGACGCCGTGTTCGCCGAAGACCTAAACGTTCGTGGGATGCTTGAAAGCCCGGGGAACGCGCGGAATAAGGCTGAAGTCGGGTGGCGTGACTTCATCACTATCCTCGAACATCACGGTGACAAGAACGCGTGTCACGTTCAGGAAATTAACCCACGTGGGACGACCAAAGAGTGTTCGTCGTGTGGTGTGGAGACACGCAAGCCAGTATGGGTACGCGAGCATTCGTGTCCGTCATGTGGGTTCGAACTCGACCGGGATTGGAACGCGTCGTTGAACGTGCTGGCGCGAGGATTGCCAAAACTAGGAGTGGTTCACTCCGAAGAGACGCCTGTGAAGACTGTGACCGCTGTGGATACGCAGAATGTATCTGCAAGTCGCGTTGTGGAAACAGGAAGCCCCTGCCTCAAGGAAGCCGCGTCAGCGGCTGAGTAG
- a CDS encoding Phytoene synthase (KEGG: hwa:HQ2860A geranylgeranyl-diphosphate geranylgeranyltransferase (phytoene synthase)~PFAM: Squalene/phytoene synthase): MVKQDQLARSKEIHKRTGRTFYVATKFLPERVRLPTYVLYAFFRVADEVVDGENDLSPPEREARLEEFRRAALGEEPSDNPVLSAFAEIRETHGIPAGDVNTFVDAMATDIEKTRYESYDELRQYMDGSASAVGRMMTAVMAPESADEALPAATALGEAFQLTNFVRDVREDVLDRDRVYLPAETLRAHGATQEQITRLAFDENVAAAVRTELERAEALYLDGVAGIKLLPKDCQFPVLLAAVLYVDHHRMIRARNYNVVAETPELTLSRRLWLAARTRIAWWRTPDPMTVFRRVSAISDGETDHRLCRAMGRLPVP, from the coding sequence ATGGTGAAGCAGGACCAGCTCGCCCGAAGCAAGGAGATCCACAAGCGAACCGGGCGAACGTTCTACGTCGCCACCAAGTTCCTCCCCGAGCGGGTGCGCCTACCAACCTACGTGCTCTATGCGTTCTTCCGGGTCGCCGACGAGGTTGTCGACGGCGAGAACGACCTCTCACCGCCCGAACGGGAGGCCCGCCTCGAGGAGTTCCGTCGGGCCGCTCTCGGCGAGGAACCCTCAGACAACCCCGTGCTCTCAGCGTTCGCCGAGATTCGGGAGACACACGGCATCCCCGCTGGGGACGTGAACACGTTCGTCGATGCGATGGCCACCGACATCGAGAAGACTCGCTACGAGAGCTACGACGAACTCCGGCAGTATATGGACGGCTCGGCGTCGGCTGTCGGCCGGATGATGACTGCCGTGATGGCACCGGAGAGCGCTGACGAGGCGCTCCCGGCGGCGACGGCGCTGGGAGAGGCGTTCCAGCTCACGAACTTCGTCCGTGACGTGCGCGAGGACGTGCTCGACCGCGACCGCGTCTATCTCCCAGCCGAGACACTCCGGGCCCACGGCGCCACCCAAGAGCAGATCACCCGGCTTGCGTTCGACGAGAACGTCGCCGCGGCCGTCCGCACCGAACTCGAACGTGCGGAGGCGCTCTACCTCGACGGCGTCGCCGGCATCAAACTGCTCCCGAAAGACTGCCAGTTCCCGGTGCTGCTGGCGGCGGTGCTCTACGTCGACCACCACCGGATGATCCGCGCCCGCAACTACAACGTGGTCGCCGAAACGCCAGAACTCACGCTCTCCCGCCGACTCTGGCTGGCTGCTCGCACCCGAATCGCGTGGTGGCGAACCCCCGACCCGATGACGGTGTTCCGCCGGGTGAGCGCGATCTCGGATGGCGAGACTGACCACCGCCTCTGCCGAGCCATGGGCCGACTGCCAGTGCCGTGA
- a CDS encoding hypothetical protein (KEGG: hbo:Hbor_10690 hypothetical protein), translating to MASSDDGETVAPGRPCPHCGATMIHRHCKYVCPEHGVVWDCADTFY from the coding sequence ATGGCCTCGAGCGACGACGGAGAGACGGTGGCACCCGGCCGACCCTGCCCACACTGCGGGGCGACGATGATTCACCGTCACTGCAAGTACGTCTGTCCCGAACACGGCGTCGTCTGGGACTGTGCGGATACGTTTTACTGA
- a CDS encoding oxidoreductase molybdopterin binding protein (PFAM: Oxidoreductase, molybdopterin binding~KEGG: hmu:Hmuk_1764 oxidoreductase molybdopterin binding) yields the protein MDRHRLRALWSTERVPLGVAALATLAAIAGSLLAVGQTPDFVVAAAATMLLNLMPDVLVAVGIGTLRDFAKPLLATGATATLLLVGTAVLFAIRRVIERASGGSAGAAVHAFVTFFTLLPAAYFLTGNALSALGAAVPAALTVLATANAFEPRGTDEGRRQLLRAGAVAAGTIGLGALFSFGTGDDAADEPIDPAAQSLLADADALGFDLPDTEPMISENFYKVDIGTADPDLSSDAWSLSLTGLVDEEREFTLPELQDEFAAEQRFVTLRCVSDTINGNKMDTALWTGVPVAAILDAVGAPESCCVTLHGADDYFVSFPREALDPGLFAWGMNGRTLPRGHGYPLRTLVPGHWGETNAKWLTEIEIRDEPEDGYWESRGWKGTGEVHTVAKLHGVDRSGEGIRVGGHAYAGNRGISAVEVSTDGGDTWSEATLSDPLPGSSPVVDGEGEPQPKGEAMDAWQMWEHEYSADSRHEVVVRAIDDTGTVQPREQQESFPEGAMGWVQRTVPP from the coding sequence ATGGACCGTCACCGACTCCGGGCATTGTGGTCGACCGAGCGGGTGCCCCTCGGCGTCGCCGCACTGGCGACGCTCGCTGCCATCGCTGGCTCGCTGCTCGCCGTCGGCCAGACGCCCGATTTCGTCGTCGCCGCAGCCGCGACCATGCTGCTCAACCTCATGCCAGATGTGCTGGTCGCGGTCGGCATCGGCACGCTGCGGGATTTCGCCAAGCCGTTGCTCGCCACCGGGGCGACCGCGACGCTGTTGCTCGTGGGCACAGCCGTGCTCTTCGCGATCAGACGAGTGATCGAACGGGCCAGCGGCGGTTCGGCCGGCGCCGCTGTCCACGCGTTCGTGACGTTCTTTACGCTCCTCCCAGCGGCCTACTTCCTCACCGGGAACGCCCTAAGCGCCCTCGGCGCTGCCGTCCCAGCAGCACTCACTGTGCTCGCGACGGCGAACGCCTTCGAGCCCAGAGGCACCGACGAGGGGCGACGACAGCTGCTCCGCGCGGGCGCCGTCGCCGCAGGCACGATTGGCCTCGGCGCGCTGTTCAGCTTCGGAACGGGCGACGACGCGGCCGACGAGCCGATCGATCCGGCCGCCCAGTCGCTGCTCGCCGACGCCGACGCACTGGGGTTCGATCTGCCCGACACGGAGCCGATGATTTCGGAGAACTTCTACAAGGTCGACATTGGCACCGCCGACCCGGATCTCTCGTCGGACGCCTGGTCGCTCTCGCTGACGGGCCTGGTCGACGAGGAGCGCGAGTTCACACTTCCGGAGCTACAGGACGAGTTCGCTGCCGAACAGCGGTTCGTCACGCTCCGCTGTGTGAGCGACACCATCAACGGGAACAAGATGGACACCGCGCTGTGGACGGGCGTTCCCGTCGCCGCCATTCTCGACGCCGTGGGCGCGCCCGAGAGCTGCTGTGTGACACTCCACGGCGCCGACGACTACTTCGTGAGCTTCCCCCGCGAAGCGCTCGATCCCGGACTGTTCGCCTGGGGGATGAACGGGCGCACGCTCCCGCGGGGCCACGGCTACCCGCTTCGGACACTGGTACCCGGCCACTGGGGCGAGACAAACGCCAAGTGGCTCACAGAAATCGAAATTCGCGACGAACCCGAGGACGGCTACTGGGAGTCCCGCGGCTGGAAAGGAACCGGCGAGGTCCACACCGTCGCCAAACTCCACGGCGTCGACCGCAGTGGCGAGGGGATCCGCGTCGGCGGCCACGCCTATGCTGGCAACCGGGGCATTTCGGCCGTCGAGGTGTCGACCGACGGCGGCGACACGTGGAGCGAGGCGACGCTCTCGGACCCACTTCCGGGGTCGAGCCCAGTTGTGGACGGCGAGGGAGAACCACAACCCAAAGGCGAGGCGATGGACGCCTGGCAGATGTGGGAACACGAGTATTCGGCCGATAGCAGACACGAGGTGGTCGTCCGGGCCATCGACGACACCGGGACCGTCCAGCCCCGCGAGCAGCAGGAGAGCTTCCCCGAGGGGGCGATGGGATGGGTTCAGAGGACGGTGCCCCCCTGA
- a CDS encoding 5-methylthioadenosine/S-adenosylhomocysteine deaminase (HAMAP: 5-methylthioadenosine/S-adenosylhomocysteine deaminase~KEGG: hje:HacjB3_02090 amidohydrolase~PFAM: Amidohydrolase 1), with product MLAGALLPLTLCLTGGQVLLPDYSVERADVLVDPNAGEILAVGPALDGDQTLDTSGGLVIPGLVNAHTHAAMTLLRGYADDKPVGAWLEEDVWPVEAELEPPDIRAGADLGILEMIRSGTTTFADMYFGVEQTAAAVEASGVRALLGRGTVTLGKSDEAVTNDVNRSLEVAAEFAGAADGRVSTAAMPHALSTIDEDSLRELVERARERGFRLHYHANENEQVDVTPLVAENGTRPLVYADELGALEPGDFLAHCVHVDDEEIDLLADRDAAVVHCPASNMKLASGLAPVQRMLDAGVTVALGTDGAASNNDLDVFGEMRDAAMVGKLAAKDASAVPAEAVLQMATRNGARALGINAGRIEPGAKADLAVVNLEQPHLTPIHDLVSHLVYAANGADVRHTVCDGAVLMRDREVLTMDEQAVRETATERAAALVARAA from the coding sequence ATGCTGGCGGGGGCGCTTCTCCCTTTGACACTCTGTCTCACTGGCGGGCAGGTCCTCCTGCCGGACTACTCTGTCGAGCGGGCCGACGTGCTGGTCGACCCGAACGCGGGCGAGATTCTCGCTGTCGGACCGGCCCTCGACGGCGACCAGACGCTCGACACGTCAGGCGGGCTGGTGATTCCCGGCCTCGTCAACGCTCACACCCACGCCGCGATGACGCTCCTGCGGGGCTACGCCGACGACAAGCCCGTGGGTGCGTGGTTGGAGGAAGACGTGTGGCCCGTCGAGGCCGAACTCGAACCCCCGGACATCCGGGCGGGTGCCGATCTCGGAATTCTGGAGATGATTCGCTCGGGGACGACGACGTTCGCGGACATGTATTTCGGCGTCGAGCAGACTGCGGCGGCCGTCGAGGCGTCGGGCGTTCGCGCGCTCCTCGGTCGGGGGACAGTCACCCTCGGCAAGAGCGATGAGGCCGTCACCAACGACGTAAACCGGAGCCTCGAGGTGGCTGCCGAGTTCGCCGGTGCCGCCGACGGCCGCGTCTCGACGGCGGCGATGCCCCACGCGCTCTCGACCATCGACGAGGACTCGCTCCGGGAGTTGGTCGAGCGCGCTCGGGAGCGGGGGTTCCGGCTCCACTATCACGCCAACGAGAACGAACAGGTCGACGTGACGCCGCTCGTCGCCGAAAACGGTACGCGACCGTTGGTCTACGCCGATGAACTCGGCGCGCTCGAACCGGGTGACTTCCTCGCCCACTGCGTCCACGTCGACGACGAGGAAATCGACCTGCTCGCCGACCGGGACGCGGCGGTGGTTCACTGCCCGGCTTCAAACATGAAGCTCGCGTCGGGGCTGGCGCCGGTCCAGCGCATGCTCGATGCCGGTGTGACCGTCGCATTGGGAACTGACGGCGCGGCCTCGAACAACGACCTTGACGTGTTCGGCGAGATGCGCGATGCCGCGATGGTCGGGAAGCTGGCCGCCAAGGACGCTTCGGCCGTCCCCGCGGAGGCGGTTCTCCAGATGGCGACCCGGAACGGCGCCCGAGCCCTCGGAATCAACGCTGGCCGCATCGAACCGGGTGCGAAGGCCGACCTCGCGGTCGTGAATCTGGAGCAACCCCACCTCACGCCGATTCACGATTTGGTGAGCCACTTGGTCTACGCCGCCAACGGTGCAGACGTGCGCCACACCGTCTGTGACGGGGCAGTGTTGATGCGTGACCGCGAGGTGCTGACGATGGACGAGCAGGCCGTTCGGGAGACGGCGACCGAGCGCGCCGCGGCGCTGGTCGCGCGGGCGGCGTAA
- a CDS encoding ribonucleoside-diphosphate reductase, adenosylcobalamin-dependent (TIGRFAM: Ribonucleoside-diphosphate reductase, adenosylcobalamin-dependent; Intein splicing site~PFAM: Ribonucleotide reductase large subunit, C-terminal; Ribonucleotide reductase large subunit, N-terminal~KEGG: nmg:Nmag_0059 ribonucleoside-diphosphate reductase, adenosylcobalamin-dependent~SMART: Hedgehog/intein hint, N-terminal; Hedgehog/intein hint domain, C-terminal), with product MTAAPDAEVDLPIKRTDGETIEERLTSNAYNNILPARYLRKDANGNPSETQEQLFPRVAKNVALAEAVYEAERQDTEITVTPSQLKPDHPRRDELAAEVFGTGTTADDEAETTLNEHNVNKFAYDTLVPELDDDIAAHVRDVRQEFETMMSELSFMPNSPTLMNAGDELQQLSACFVDSPADDITDIHQTAKEAAEVFQSGGGMGYAFWKLRPYGDAVGSTGGIASGPITFMRTFDQMCETIAQGGARRGAQMGVMRVSHPDVIQFLHAKNKDVSLANTLRLNDPDDFTHNSFAAALEEARELIDDEGRVPEHLRNAVEGHLSNFNISVGVTDDFMEALKNGEEFTFTNPRTEEPHVATPETKELYDMFDLGEHVEVGEVLSVPAEKLWDHLIEGAHENGEPGVIYLERVNKKHSFDTKKHPDHRILATNPCVTGETLISTGTGLVPAEELYEQGTAQDVVVDGRLSEESLKEASSVYATGEKEVYELTTEQGYSLRLTADHRVMTDEGWVEAAELDAGDTVHIQNRKGSFGQHGSAAEGRTLGWLVGDGHLKDGEERAVLNFYDEDSAVSEEFAADVNEVVREPTGSANYEVGVSEISRSDDYRGAGAVEQRVRSTRLYEYAERVGLAEEKLQVPDAVMRGSEQMARGFLQALFTADGGVQGKTEKGNSVRLTSVRTELLEDVQQLLLNFGIASKLYEERHEAGKQEMPDGNGGTATYERQADHDLVIAKDNLIRFREEIGFLLDSKNEALAERLDNYDRGPYAEQFEATVESVEADGHETVYDLTEPDTSSFIANGLVVHNCGEQPLEEYEACNLGHINLSTLAALDAPDWRVWSEEHADEYASHEAAVSAFLDEAMDWEDFDHRIEYGTRFLENVVTMSDFPVPEIEQKVREMRKIGLGVMGLAQLYIQLGVRYGTEDANEVARQLMTHINHGSKDASHDLAQERGPFADWADSKYANPTDYPEWFEHHTGEDASDWEDGYPVRNHNTTTIAPTGTTSMIGNTTGGCEPIYNVAYYKNVSGDVQGDEMLVEFDDYFLRTLEANDIDVEAVKREAQEQMASNQFDGVTGLETVPDAIGELFVVTGDLAAKQHAAIQTACQEGVDSAISKTVNAPNDASLADAKEAFEFVYDNGGKGVTYYRDGTRSKQVLTTRADNTEFADEDEAAAALVEQISEIFGGIEGFLDNEDVQAALDTQIESLLAEADGDETPPGRKRPRPDVLHGVTQRIDTGYGKLYVNINEDPHTGEPFELFANIGNSGGFTASFTEALAKTISTSLRSGVDPDEIASELQGIRSPKVAWDKGEQIQSIPDAIGTAMRRYLDGDIDKGIPQQQTIDQLEDEGATTDGGHESDTLVSQSKADAPDDGSTTESPAEPTAVDVGGPDAEQAGQDDATSELIASGESPECPDCGSMSLYYSEGCKTCESCGWSEC from the coding sequence GTGACCGCCGCGCCCGACGCCGAGGTCGACCTCCCCATCAAGCGCACCGATGGCGAGACGATCGAGGAGCGGCTGACCAGCAACGCCTACAACAACATCCTCCCGGCACGCTATCTCCGGAAGGACGCCAACGGCAACCCCAGCGAGACACAGGAACAGCTGTTCCCCCGTGTCGCAAAGAACGTCGCCCTCGCCGAGGCCGTCTACGAGGCCGAGCGACAGGACACCGAAATTACGGTCACCCCGTCCCAGCTCAAGCCTGACCACCCGCGCCGTGACGAACTCGCTGCGGAGGTCTTCGGCACCGGTACGACCGCCGATGATGAGGCCGAGACCACGCTGAACGAGCACAACGTCAACAAGTTCGCCTACGACACGCTCGTCCCCGAACTCGACGACGACATCGCCGCTCACGTCCGCGACGTGCGCCAGGAGTTCGAGACGATGATGTCCGAACTCTCCTTTATGCCGAACTCGCCGACGCTGATGAACGCGGGCGACGAACTTCAGCAGCTCTCTGCCTGCTTCGTCGACTCGCCTGCTGACGACATCACGGATATCCACCAGACGGCCAAGGAGGCCGCCGAGGTGTTCCAGTCCGGTGGTGGCATGGGCTACGCCTTCTGGAAGCTCCGCCCCTACGGCGACGCCGTGGGCTCGACCGGCGGTATCGCCTCGGGCCCCATCACGTTCATGCGGACGTTCGACCAGATGTGTGAGACCATCGCCCAGGGGGGCGCCCGCCGTGGCGCCCAGATGGGTGTCATGCGCGTCTCCCACCCCGACGTCATCCAGTTCCTCCACGCCAAGAACAAGGACGTCTCGCTGGCGAACACGCTGCGACTCAACGACCCCGACGACTTCACGCATAACTCCTTTGCGGCCGCGCTGGAGGAGGCTCGCGAACTCATCGACGACGAGGGACGCGTCCCCGAACACCTGCGCAACGCCGTCGAGGGGCACCTCTCGAACTTCAACATCTCCGTGGGCGTCACCGACGACTTCATGGAGGCACTGAAGAACGGTGAGGAGTTCACCTTCACCAACCCACGCACGGAAGAACCCCACGTCGCCACGCCGGAGACGAAGGAGCTGTACGACATGTTCGACCTCGGCGAGCACGTCGAGGTCGGTGAGGTGCTCTCGGTGCCCGCCGAGAAGCTCTGGGACCACCTCATCGAGGGCGCCCACGAGAACGGCGAACCGGGCGTCATCTACCTCGAGCGCGTCAACAAGAAGCACTCCTTCGACACCAAGAAACACCCCGACCACCGCATCCTCGCGACAAATCCCTGCGTCACCGGAGAGACGCTTATTTCGACCGGAACCGGGCTCGTACCTGCGGAGGAGCTCTACGAGCAGGGAACCGCTCAGGACGTCGTCGTGGACGGCCGGCTGAGCGAAGAGTCGCTCAAGGAAGCAAGTAGCGTCTATGCGACCGGCGAGAAGGAGGTGTACGAACTCACGACTGAGCAGGGTTACAGCCTCCGTTTGACCGCCGACCACCGCGTGATGACCGATGAAGGCTGGGTCGAAGCCGCCGAACTGGACGCTGGCGACACGGTCCATATCCAGAACCGGAAGGGTTCGTTCGGCCAACATGGCTCCGCCGCCGAAGGCCGCACGCTCGGCTGGCTCGTCGGTGACGGCCACCTCAAGGACGGCGAGGAACGCGCAGTCCTGAACTTCTACGACGAGGACAGTGCAGTCTCCGAGGAGTTTGCGGCCGACGTGAACGAGGTCGTCCGTGAACCGACTGGGTCCGCCAACTACGAGGTCGGCGTCTCCGAGATCAGCCGTTCCGACGACTACCGCGGCGCGGGCGCCGTCGAGCAGCGTGTCCGATCCACTCGTCTCTACGAGTACGCCGAGCGAGTCGGGCTGGCCGAGGAGAAGCTGCAGGTCCCCGATGCGGTCATGCGCGGCAGCGAGCAGATGGCGCGCGGCTTCCTACAGGCACTGTTCACCGCTGACGGCGGTGTTCAGGGCAAGACTGAGAAGGGGAACTCGGTCAGACTTACTAGCGTACGCACCGAGTTGCTCGAAGACGTACAGCAGCTCCTCCTCAACTTCGGCATCGCGAGCAAGCTCTACGAGGAGCGCCACGAGGCCGGCAAGCAGGAGATGCCCGACGGGAACGGCGGGACGGCGACGTACGAGCGGCAGGCCGACCACGACCTCGTCATCGCGAAAGACAATCTCATCCGCTTCCGCGAGGAGATCGGCTTCCTCCTCGACTCGAAAAACGAGGCGCTTGCGGAACGACTCGACAACTACGACCGCGGCCCATACGCTGAGCAGTTCGAGGCAACTGTCGAGTCCGTCGAAGCCGACGGCCACGAGACCGTCTACGACCTGACCGAGCCGGACACGAGCTCCTTCATCGCCAACGGCCTCGTGGTTCACAACTGCGGCGAGCAGCCCCTCGAGGAGTACGAAGCCTGCAACCTCGGGCACATCAACCTCTCCACCCTCGCGGCGCTGGACGCTCCCGACTGGCGCGTCTGGTCTGAGGAGCACGCCGACGAGTACGCCTCCCACGAGGCGGCGGTCTCGGCGTTCCTCGACGAAGCGATGGACTGGGAGGACTTCGACCACCGCATCGAGTACGGCACGCGCTTCCTCGAGAACGTTGTCACGATGTCTGACTTCCCGGTCCCCGAGATCGAGCAGAAGGTCCGCGAGATGCGGAAGATCGGCCTCGGCGTCATGGGACTGGCACAGCTCTACATCCAGCTGGGCGTGCGCTACGGCACGGAGGACGCCAACGAGGTTGCCCGCCAGCTGATGACCCACATCAACCACGGCTCCAAGGACGCCAGCCACGACCTGGCTCAGGAGCGCGGCCCCTTCGCCGATTGGGCCGACTCGAAGTACGCGAACCCGACCGACTATCCCGAGTGGTTCGAGCACCACACCGGTGAGGACGCAAGCGACTGGGAGGACGGCTACCCGGTTCGCAACCACAACACGACAACCATCGCGCCGACCGGCACCACGTCGATGATCGGCAACACGACCGGTGGCTGTGAGCCCATCTACAACGTCGCCTACTACAAGAACGTCAGCGGCGACGTGCAGGGCGACGAGATGCTTGTCGAGTTCGACGACTACTTCCTGCGCACGTTGGAGGCCAACGATATCGACGTCGAGGCTGTCAAGCGTGAGGCCCAGGAGCAGATGGCCAGCAACCAGTTCGACGGCGTCACTGGCCTCGAGACGGTCCCAGACGCCATCGGGGAACTGTTCGTGGTCACCGGCGACCTGGCCGCCAAGCAGCACGCGGCTATCCAGACCGCCTGCCAGGAGGGCGTCGACTCCGCCATCTCGAAGACGGTCAACGCCCCCAACGACGCCAGCCTCGCAGACGCCAAGGAGGCGTTCGAGTTCGTTTACGACAACGGCGGCAAGGGCGTCACCTACTACCGCGACGGCACCCGCAGCAAGCAGGTGCTCACCACCCGCGCCGACAACACCGAGTTCGCCGACGAGGACGAGGCCGCGGCGGCACTGGTCGAGCAGATCTCGGAAATCTTCGGCGGCATCGAAGGCTTCCTCGACAACGAGGACGTGCAGGCGGCCCTCGACACGCAGATCGAGAGCCTGCTCGCCGAGGCCGATGGCGACGAGACGCCGCCCGGCCGCAAGCGTCCGCGCCCGGACGTGCTCCACGGCGTGACCCAGCGCATCGACACCGGCTACGGGAAGCTCTACGTCAACATCAACGAAGACCCCCATACCGGCGAGCCGTTCGAGCTCTTCGCCAACATCGGCAACTCCGGTGGGTTCACCGCCTCCTTCACTGAGGCGCTGGCCAAGACCATCTCGACCTCGTTGCGCTCGGGTGTCGACCCCGACGAGATCGCCAGCGAACTCCAGGGCATCCGGAGCCCGAAGGTCGCCTGGGACAAGGGCGAGCAGATCCAGTCCATCCCTGACGCCATCGGGACGGCGATGCGACGCTACCTCGACGGCGATATCGACAAGGGCATTCCACAGCAGCAGACCATCGACCAGCTCGAAGACGAGGGTGCGACCACGGACGGCGGTCACGAGAGTGACACTCTCGTGAGCCAATCGAAAGCGGACGCTCCCGATGACGGCTCGACGACTGAGTCGCCGGCCGAGCCGACAGCGGTCGATGTCGGCGGCCCGGACGCGGAGCAGGCGGGCCAGGACGACGCGACCAGCGAACTCATCGCCTCGGGCGAGAGCCCCGAGTGTCCCGACTGCGGGTCGATGAGTCTCTACTACTCCGAAGGCTGCAAGACCTGCGAGTCCTGCGGCTGGTCGGAGTGCTGA